One genomic window of Clostridioides sp. ES-S-0054-01 includes the following:
- a CDS encoding BlaI/MecI/CopY family transcriptional regulator gives MELTKNEIEIMEVLWSEQRPLTRTEIVNLSVDKSWKDSSIHILLNSLLKKNAIREAGYVRTGKGFGRTFEPTKSGERYYAGILAKIARKTSISMLFSKLIESEDITDETIEELEELLRKKRG, from the coding sequence ATGGAATTGACAAAAAATGAAATTGAAATTATGGAAGTATTATGGAGTGAGCAACGTCCACTTACAAGAACAGAAATAGTGAACTTATCGGTTGATAAATCATGGAAAGATAGTTCAATACATATTTTACTTAACAGCTTATTGAAAAAAAATGCTATTCGTGAGGCTGGATATGTTCGAACTGGTAAAGGATTTGGCAGAACGTTTGAACCTACTAAATCAGGAGAACGTTATTATGCAGGTATATTAGCAAAAATTGCGAGAAAAACAAGTATATCTATGCTTTTTTCTAAACTTATTGAATCAGAGGATATTACAGATGAAACTATTGAAGAACTTGAAGAATTATTGAGGAAAAAAAGAGGATAG
- a CDS encoding M56 family metallopeptidase translates to MLIESDTFLPWIQTVLEKTIFNDVTFGELIVIIWIVVAIIFFVISMLSYIAEHRKIKIDFTIKDEQVEKIAKEEFAKNSVIKVSRNIDTPRVTGILKAYVYLPPLSLGDNKLRYIIQHEIQHVKGKDILIKLFYTLLRSILWWNPVIHIFNSEVDSLLELRCDLAVTKHMDYDGRMVYLQTILNVLKQTKNKREKFRLPSFCKNKNTQLIKQRFEVVLNEESQKDIKEKLITICLALLLFIFSYFIILQPVSYPPQEELVSEVAITNENAYLLIRKDGSIDLFVNGEFFGKVTNDDLEAQPISDIKNIRKEN, encoded by the coding sequence TTGCTTATAGAATCTGATACATTTCTTCCATGGATACAGACAGTATTGGAGAAGACTATATTTAATGATGTAACTTTTGGAGAATTGATAGTGATTATATGGATTGTAGTAGCTATTATATTTTTTGTGATATCAATGTTATCTTATATAGCAGAGCATAGAAAAATAAAAATAGACTTTACAATAAAGGATGAACAGGTAGAGAAAATAGCGAAAGAAGAGTTTGCAAAAAATTCTGTTATTAAAGTATCTCGAAATATTGATACTCCTAGAGTTACAGGTATTTTAAAAGCATATGTATATCTACCACCTTTATCTTTAGGAGATAATAAATTAAGATATATAATTCAACATGAAATACAACATGTAAAGGGGAAAGATATCTTAATTAAACTTTTCTACACTCTACTAAGATCTATACTTTGGTGGAATCCAGTTATTCATATTTTTAATAGTGAAGTTGACAGTTTACTAGAACTAAGGTGTGATTTAGCAGTTACAAAACATATGGATTATGATGGAAGAATGGTATATTTACAAACTATTTTAAATGTTTTAAAGCAAACTAAAAATAAAAGAGAAAAATTTAGATTACCATCTTTTTGCAAAAACAAAAATACTCAGCTAATAAAACAAAGATTTGAAGTTGTTCTTAATGAAGAATCTCAAAAAGATATTAAGGAAAAATTAATTACTATATGTTTAGCATTGCTTTTATTCATATTTTCATATTTCATAATATTACAACCAGTTTCTTATCCACCTCAAGAGGAGCTTGTTTCAGAAGTTGCAATTACTAATGAAAATGCATATTTATTAATACGGAAAGATGGAAGCATAGATCTTTTTGTTAATGGAGAGTTCTTTGGAAAAGTAACAAATGATGACTTGGAAGCACAGCCAATTTCAGATATAAAGAATATTAGAAAAGAAAACTAA